The Propionibacterium freudenreichii subsp. freudenreichii genome contains a region encoding:
- a CDS encoding response regulator transcription factor → MSDVARTSVLVVDDEPVLAGTVKNYLERAGMAADTCADGNEAVSRIREEQPDVVILDLGLPGLDGVEVCRKVRTFSDCYVLMLTARADEVDMLIGLSVGADDYLTKPFSPRELVARVQVMLRRPRSTASASVARRIGELVVHPDSREASMDGVAVDLTRTEFDLLKALSAHPGRVLSRRQLTDMVWGEDWVGNDHLVDVHVAHLRKKLGEEAADPRYVLTVRGVGYRMGRG, encoded by the coding sequence ATGAGCGATGTGGCGCGCACTTCGGTGCTGGTGGTCGACGACGAACCGGTGCTGGCCGGCACGGTGAAGAACTACCTGGAACGGGCCGGCATGGCCGCAGACACCTGTGCAGACGGGAACGAGGCGGTGTCGCGGATCCGGGAGGAGCAGCCAGATGTCGTCATCCTCGACCTCGGCCTTCCGGGCCTCGACGGAGTGGAGGTCTGTCGCAAGGTGCGCACCTTCAGCGACTGCTACGTCCTGATGCTGACCGCGCGAGCTGACGAGGTGGACATGCTCATCGGGTTGTCCGTGGGCGCGGATGACTACCTCACCAAGCCCTTCAGCCCGCGCGAACTCGTCGCACGTGTCCAGGTGATGCTGCGTCGCCCGAGATCCACGGCTTCGGCATCCGTCGCCCGCAGGATCGGGGAACTGGTGGTGCATCCCGACTCGCGCGAGGCTTCCATGGATGGTGTGGCGGTGGACCTGACACGCACCGAGTTCGACCTGCTGAAGGCCCTGTCCGCGCATCCCGGACGTGTGTTGAGTCGGCGTCAGCTCACGGACATGGTCTGGGGCGAGGACTGGGTCGGCAACGACCATCTGGTCGATGTCCACGTGGCACACCTTCGCAAGAAGCTGGGTGAGGAGGCCGCCGATCCCCGCTACGTGCTGACTGTGCGGGGCGTGGGCTACCGGATGGGCCGAGGCTGA
- a CDS encoding multicopper oxidase family protein yields MNTITRRQALLAGLGLASTSALAACGAKQPSPASTTPATWAIPTQTPLATPAGATTVTHTLTPRPVTLDLGGVLAKTWAYTDELDGNVLRGKAGDLFRVTVDNQLPTATSVHWHGIALRNASDGVPGVTQDPIAAKSAFTYEFVAPHAGTYFFHPHSGVQIDRGLYAPLVLDDPRDPGDHDAEWVLVLDDWTDGVGKSPDAIFADFKANSGPLSQGMNHDMGGMDHGSSPLGDAGDVSYPHYVVNGRIPAAPRTLTARPGDKIRLRLINAGADTIFKVGLSGHRLTITHADGFAVQPVEATAIYLAMGERIDATVTVGDGVFVLQAAPEGKTGTPARAIVKTGAGSIPPATTRIPELGGKAVLGTALRAADAAKLPDKEPEQTLEVQLNGQMKPYAWGINGKKFGEDTPLSISLGQRVRMRMTNMTMMAHPMHIHGHTWSLPGSNGLRKDTVLLLPMQTIEADLQADNPGAWMLHCHNIYHAEIGMMTSLRY; encoded by the coding sequence ATGAACACGATCACTCGCCGACAGGCCTTGCTCGCCGGCCTCGGCCTGGCATCCACCAGCGCCCTGGCTGCATGCGGCGCCAAGCAGCCCTCCCCGGCCAGCACCACCCCGGCCACATGGGCCATCCCGACCCAGACACCACTCGCCACCCCGGCCGGGGCGACGACCGTCACCCACACCCTGACCCCGCGCCCTGTCACCTTGGACCTGGGCGGTGTCCTGGCCAAGACCTGGGCCTACACCGACGAACTCGACGGGAACGTCCTGCGCGGCAAGGCGGGCGACCTGTTCCGGGTCACGGTCGACAACCAGCTCCCCACAGCCACCTCGGTGCACTGGCACGGCATTGCCCTGCGCAACGCCTCCGACGGTGTGCCTGGTGTCACTCAGGACCCCATCGCCGCCAAGAGTGCCTTCACCTACGAGTTCGTCGCACCCCATGCCGGAACCTACTTCTTCCATCCCCACAGCGGAGTCCAGATCGACCGGGGCCTGTACGCTCCCCTCGTGCTGGACGACCCACGCGATCCGGGCGACCACGACGCGGAATGGGTCCTGGTCCTGGATGACTGGACCGATGGGGTGGGCAAGTCACCGGATGCGATCTTCGCCGACTTCAAGGCCAACAGCGGCCCCCTGTCCCAAGGAATGAACCACGACATGGGAGGCATGGACCACGGCAGTTCCCCCTTGGGCGATGCCGGAGACGTGAGCTACCCGCACTACGTCGTCAACGGCCGGATCCCGGCCGCACCGCGCACCCTCACGGCACGCCCCGGAGACAAGATCCGGCTACGGCTGATCAACGCCGGAGCCGACACGATCTTCAAGGTCGGCCTGTCCGGGCACCGACTCACCATCACCCACGCCGACGGATTCGCCGTGCAGCCAGTCGAGGCGACGGCCATCTACCTCGCCATGGGAGAAAGGATCGACGCCACCGTCACCGTCGGCGACGGCGTCTTCGTGCTGCAGGCCGCCCCCGAGGGCAAGACCGGTACTCCCGCCCGCGCCATCGTCAAGACCGGCGCCGGCAGCATTCCGCCGGCCACCACCCGAATCCCCGAACTCGGAGGAAAGGCTGTCCTTGGCACCGCCCTGCGCGCCGCCGACGCAGCCAAGCTGCCCGACAAGGAACCGGAGCAGACCCTCGAGGTCCAGCTCAACGGCCAGATGAAGCCCTACGCCTGGGGCATCAACGGCAAGAAGTTCGGTGAGGACACACCCCTGTCGATCAGCCTGGGACAGCGGGTCCGGATGCGGATGACGAACATGACGATGATGGCCCACCCGATGCACATCCACGGCCACACCTGGTCCCTGCCGGGCAGCAACGGACTACGCAAGGACACCGTGCTGCTGCTGCCCATGCAGACCATCGAGGCCGACCTGCAGGCCGACAACCCCGGAGCCTGGATGCTGCACTGCCACAACATCTACCACGCCGAGATCGGCATGATGACCAGCCTGCGCTACTGA
- a CDS encoding sensor histidine kinase, with amino-acid sequence MGGRPSELWPGLSWGRRLVWTQFAVLVTMSVTLVLTALEMGPPLFKKHMAEAGHTQPKVLDHAERAFHDAGAASLGLGLAAAMMIAAVTSWVLNRSLIRGLDALAEGAERVAHGNYDDPVRMPPLGRELESVAHEFNRMAAQIAATEATRRRMWTDLGHELRTPLSVTRVTLESLEDGVAVYGPEVLEVLQRQNERITALAADISEVSRAEEGRIPLELRLTRIDDLVKSAVTSCAKACAEAGIQLVTRGNCPVEVDVDPARIGQVLDNLLRNAVQHTPRGGEVCVTSWSDTDSVSIQVSDTGAGIPAGEVPHVFERFFHQGSRRVRDVDGGTGVGLTIARAVARAHGGDVLAASPGVGCGASFSLVLPRSLDRISTLP; translated from the coding sequence ATGGGAGGACGGCCATCAGAGCTGTGGCCCGGGTTGTCGTGGGGTCGACGGCTGGTGTGGACCCAGTTCGCCGTCCTGGTCACCATGAGCGTCACGCTGGTCCTCACCGCCCTGGAGATGGGCCCGCCGTTGTTCAAGAAGCACATGGCCGAGGCCGGGCACACCCAGCCCAAGGTGCTGGACCATGCCGAGCGTGCCTTCCATGACGCCGGTGCGGCCTCCCTGGGATTGGGACTTGCCGCCGCGATGATGATCGCGGCGGTGACGTCATGGGTGCTGAACCGCAGCCTCATCCGAGGGCTGGATGCCCTGGCCGAGGGGGCTGAGAGGGTCGCGCACGGCAACTACGACGATCCCGTGCGCATGCCGCCGCTGGGGCGCGAACTCGAATCCGTGGCCCATGAGTTCAACCGGATGGCGGCCCAGATCGCGGCCACGGAGGCCACCCGACGACGCATGTGGACCGATCTTGGCCATGAGCTGCGCACGCCCCTGTCCGTGACGCGGGTGACGCTCGAGAGCCTCGAGGACGGAGTCGCCGTGTATGGGCCGGAGGTCCTTGAGGTCCTCCAACGCCAGAACGAGCGCATCACGGCGCTGGCGGCCGACATCTCCGAGGTCTCCAGGGCAGAGGAGGGGCGGATCCCCTTGGAACTACGGCTGACCCGCATCGATGACCTGGTGAAATCGGCGGTCACCTCGTGTGCGAAAGCCTGTGCCGAGGCAGGTATCCAGCTGGTGACCCGTGGCAACTGCCCCGTGGAGGTGGATGTCGACCCTGCACGCATCGGCCAGGTCCTGGACAACCTGCTGCGCAACGCCGTCCAGCACACGCCACGCGGGGGTGAGGTATGTGTGACGAGCTGGTCTGACACGGACTCGGTGTCCATCCAGGTCAGCGACACCGGCGCAGGCATACCCGCCGGTGAGGTGCCCCACGTCTTCGAACGCTTCTTCCACCAAGGATCACGCAGGGTCCGTGACGTCGACGGCGGAACCGGAGTCGGCCTGACCATCGCCAGGGCCGTCGCCCGGGCACATGGGGGCGACGTGCTGGCGGCCAGTCCGGGGGTGGGCTGCGGTGCGTCGTTCAGCCTGGTGCTGCCACGAAGTCTTGATCGAATCTCCACACTTCCCTGA
- the istA gene encoding IS21 family transposase: protein MGSRVQLFADIRHDARVDGLSIRELARKHGVHRRTIRQALAAAEPPPRKTPVRSAPRLDPYKPAIDQMLLYDLTAPRKQRHTATRILARLRDEHGATDLSYSTVRDYVRTRRAQIELEAGRRVEAMVPQDHAPGAEAEVDFGEVYVILDGVKTKRHMFVYRLSHSGKAIHRVYPTGGQEAFLEGHIEAFHALGGIPTRHIRYDNLTSAVVQVIHGGDRLREENERWVLFKSHYGFDAFYCQPGIDGAHEKGGVEGEVGWFRRNHLTPMPEVASLDELNDQIRVWEVDDNTRRIAGHANTIGQDYRAELDHLAPLPADDFDPGLILHPRVDRSALITVRMVKYSVPAHLIGQRVRVSLRASCVVVFEGRTVVATHPRLGTRGVTRVELDHYLEVLRHKPGAFPGSTALAQARAAGAFTAAHDAFWAAARKTSGDVAGTQELIDVLLLHRSLPAEAVIAGITSALSVGAVSADVVAVEARRHSVSHTAPAPQRGGTVVNLPPRRHTDSNSLIAALPADTWPLPSVTAYDELLRRRQPDPASATAEAHHHTPTGTP, encoded by the coding sequence ATGGGGTCACGAGTGCAACTGTTTGCCGACATCCGCCACGACGCGCGAGTCGATGGCCTGTCCATCCGCGAACTCGCGCGCAAGCACGGGGTGCACCGCCGCACCATTCGCCAGGCCCTCGCGGCAGCCGAACCCCCGCCCCGCAAGACCCCGGTACGGTCCGCACCACGTCTGGACCCGTACAAGCCGGCGATCGACCAGATGCTGCTCTACGACCTGACCGCCCCGCGCAAGCAGCGCCACACCGCCACGAGGATCCTGGCCAGGTTGCGTGACGAGCACGGTGCCACGGACCTGTCCTACTCGACGGTGCGGGACTATGTCAGGACCCGGCGGGCGCAGATCGAGCTGGAGGCCGGGCGGCGGGTGGAGGCGATGGTGCCGCAGGACCACGCCCCCGGCGCGGAGGCCGAGGTCGACTTCGGCGAGGTGTATGTGATCCTCGACGGCGTCAAGACCAAGCGCCACATGTTCGTCTACCGCCTGTCGCACTCGGGCAAGGCGATCCACCGCGTCTACCCGACCGGAGGGCAGGAAGCCTTCCTCGAGGGCCACATCGAGGCCTTCCACGCCCTGGGCGGCATCCCGACCCGCCACATCCGCTACGACAACCTCACGTCCGCGGTCGTGCAGGTAATCCATGGCGGTGACCGGCTCCGCGAGGAGAACGAACGCTGGGTTCTGTTCAAGTCCCACTACGGCTTCGACGCGTTCTACTGCCAGCCCGGCATCGACGGCGCCCATGAGAAGGGCGGTGTCGAGGGCGAGGTCGGCTGGTTCCGCCGCAACCACCTCACCCCGATGCCCGAGGTCGCCAGCCTGGACGAACTCAACGACCAGATCCGTGTCTGGGAAGTCGACGACAACACCCGCCGGATCGCCGGCCATGCGAACACGATCGGGCAGGACTACCGCGCCGAACTCGACCACCTGGCGCCGCTGCCGGCCGATGACTTCGACCCCGGCCTGATCCTCCACCCGCGCGTCGACCGCTCCGCCCTGATCACCGTGCGCATGGTCAAGTACTCCGTTCCGGCGCACCTGATCGGGCAGCGCGTCCGGGTCAGTCTGCGGGCCTCGTGCGTGGTCGTGTTCGAGGGCCGCACCGTGGTCGCCACCCATCCCCGCCTCGGCACGCGTGGGGTGACCCGGGTCGAGCTGGACCACTACCTCGAGGTTCTGCGCCACAAGCCCGGCGCGTTCCCCGGCTCGACCGCCTTGGCCCAAGCCAGAGCCGCGGGGGCGTTCACCGCCGCCCACGACGCGTTCTGGGCTGCCGCCCGCAAGACCAGCGGCGACGTCGCGGGCACCCAGGAGTTGATCGACGTGCTCCTGCTCCACCGCTCCCTGCCGGCCGAGGCGGTGATCGCCGGGATCACCAGCGCCCTGTCCGTCGGGGCCGTCTCGGCCGACGTCGTCGCCGTCGAGGCCCGACGCCACAGCGTCAGCCACACCGCGCCCGCGCCGCAGCGCGGCGGCACCGTGGTGAACCTGCCACCGCGCCGCCACACCGACTCGAACTCGCTGATCGCCGCGCTACCGGCCGACACCTGGCCCCTGCCCAGCGTCACCGCCTACGACGAGCTGTTGCGACGTCGCCAACCCGACCCCGCTTCGGCCACCGCCGAAGCCCATCACCACACTCCGACAGGAACCCCATGA
- a CDS encoding DUF6803 family protein, with the protein MTTNESSSLARGSLAFLGIASVAAVGLALAVPDLTAGSGMAGMAMTHYMELLAVRQPWNLLLFMALPVILAETLAITELVMLLGRRNDRPAAPWVARLSRAAGLLAGPVWVFIGTHLMVHAVVPLTMNGGWRGPADVIAVLSYLVGGLPMLVISLLEAGVLGRSSENRLRMHVAMVAAFLVVAHVAMIFGMVDPAVLGGDTSSSVMTHDMGGMSGMNHDMGSMNHNMSPSSQPTR; encoded by the coding sequence ATGACGACGAATGAATCCTCATCCCTGGCTCGTGGGTCCCTCGCATTCCTGGGAATTGCCAGCGTGGCCGCGGTCGGGCTGGCCCTGGCCGTGCCCGACCTGACTGCTGGCTCGGGCATGGCTGGCATGGCGATGACCCACTACATGGAACTCCTCGCGGTGCGGCAACCGTGGAACCTGCTGTTGTTCATGGCCCTCCCGGTCATCCTGGCCGAGACCTTGGCGATCACGGAACTGGTCATGCTGCTGGGGCGCCGCAATGACCGGCCCGCAGCCCCGTGGGTGGCGAGGCTCAGTCGGGCTGCTGGCCTGCTCGCCGGTCCCGTGTGGGTCTTCATCGGGACGCACCTGATGGTCCACGCGGTGGTGCCCTTGACCATGAATGGGGGATGGCGCGGCCCGGCTGATGTCATCGCGGTCCTCAGCTACCTGGTCGGTGGCCTGCCCATGCTCGTGATCAGTCTCCTCGAGGCGGGGGTCCTGGGCCGCAGTAGTGAGAACCGTCTGCGGATGCACGTGGCGATGGTGGCGGCCTTCCTCGTGGTGGCCCACGTGGCGATGATCTTCGGGATGGTCGATCCGGCAGTCCTGGGAGGTGACACGTCGTCGAGCGTCATGACCCATGACATGGGTGGCATGTCCGGCATGAACCACGACATGGGCAGCATGAACCACAACATGTCCCCGTCCTCGCAACCGACGAGGTGA
- the istB gene encoding IS21-like element helper ATPase IstB, whose product MTTTNTSSSRPGGLRRRHGLTEQAAQAAIDQACRRLRLPTIRSVVDEAITTATKEQLTYQGFLAELLLAEVDDRDRRSTLRRIKSAGFPREKWLADFDFTANPNINPATINELATGDWIRRGDPLCLIGDSGTGKSHLLIALGTAAAEQGYRVRYTLATRLVNELVEAADEKQLTKTINRYGRVDLLVIDELGYMELDRRGAELLFQVLTEREEKNAIAIASNQSFSAWTDTFTDPRLCAAIVDRLTYNATIIETGTHSYRLAHTRARQTL is encoded by the coding sequence ATGACCACCACCAACACCAGCAGCTCCCGTCCGGGCGGTCTTCGTCGTCGTCACGGCCTCACCGAACAAGCCGCCCAGGCCGCGATCGACCAGGCCTGCCGCCGCCTACGACTGCCCACCATCCGGTCCGTCGTCGATGAGGCGATCACCACCGCCACCAAGGAACAACTCACCTACCAGGGCTTCCTCGCCGAGCTGCTCCTGGCCGAGGTCGACGACCGTGACCGGCGCTCTACCCTGCGCCGTATCAAGAGCGCCGGATTCCCGCGCGAGAAGTGGCTGGCCGACTTCGACTTCACCGCGAACCCGAACATCAACCCCGCCACCATCAACGAGCTCGCCACCGGGGACTGGATCCGCCGCGGCGACCCGCTGTGCCTGATCGGGGACTCCGGCACCGGCAAGTCCCACCTGCTCATCGCACTCGGGACCGCCGCCGCCGAGCAGGGCTACCGCGTCCGCTACACCCTCGCCACCCGCCTGGTGAACGAGCTCGTCGAGGCCGCTGACGAGAAGCAACTCACCAAGACCATCAACCGCTACGGAAGAGTGGATCTCCTGGTCATTGACGAACTGGGATACATGGAGCTCGACCGGCGCGGGGCCGAGCTGTTGTTCCAGGTCCTCACCGAGCGGGAGGAGAAGAACGCCATCGCGATCGCCTCCAACCAGTCCTTCTCCGCCTGGACCGACACCTTCACCGATCCACGACTGTGCGCAGCGATCGTCGACCGCCTCACCTACAACGCCACCATCATCGAGACCGGCACCCACTCCTATCGCCTCGCCCACACGCGAGCTCGCCAGACTCTGTGA